CACGACGGCCAGCGGGATCTCGGCGTCGATCGCCTCGACGACGGCGGCCTTCGCGAAGGCCGGCGGCACGAAGAGGACCGACACGTCGGCGCCGGTCTTCTCCATCGCTTCCTTGACGGAGCCGAAGACCGGTACCTCGGTACCGTCGAAGTCGACGGAGGTGCCCGCCTTGCGCGGGTTCACGCCACCGACGATGTTGGTGCCGTCGGCCAGCATGAGCTTGGTGTGCTTCATGCCCGTGGCGCCGGTCATCCCCTGGACGATGACCTTGCTGTCCTTGGTGAGGAAGATAGCCATGGTGTTGGAGTCCCTCGTCCCTTACTTCGCAGCCGCGGCGAGCTCGGCGGCCTTGTCGGCCGCGCCGTCCATGGTGTCCACGCGCTGAACGAGCGGGTGGTTGGCGTCGGAGAGGATCTTGCGACCCAGTTCCGCGTTGTTGCCGTCGAGGCGCACGACCAGCGGCTTGGTGACGTCCTCGCCCTTGGACTTCAGCAGCTCCAGAGCCTGGACGATGCCGTTGGCGACCTCGTCGCAGGCGGTGATGCCACCGAAGACGTTGACGAAGACGGACTTGACGTCCGGGTCGCCGAGGATGATCTCCAGGCCGTTCGCCATGACCTCGGCGGAGGCGCCGCCACCGATGTCGAGGAAGTTGGCGGGCTTCACGTCGCCGTGCTTCTCACCGGCGTACGCGACGACGTCCAGGGTCGACATGACCAGGCCGGCGCCGTTACCGATGATGCCGACCTCGCCGTCCAGCTTGACGTAGTTGAGGTTCTTGGCCTTGGCGGCGGCCTCGAGCGGGTTGGCCGCGGCCTTGTCCTCGAGGGCCTCGTGCTCCGGCTGGCGGAAGTCGGCGTTCTCGTCGAGGGAGACCTTGCCGTCCAGCGCCAGGATGCGGCCGTCCTTGGTCTTCACCAGCGGGTTGACCTCGACGAGGAGCGCGTCCTCGGCGACGAAGGTGTCCCACAGGGTCACGAGGACCTCGGCGACCTTCTCGGCGACCTCGGCCGGGAACTTCGCCTGCGCGACGATCTCGCGGGCCTTCTCGATGGTGACGCCGGAGTTGGAGTCGACCGGAACCTTCGCGAGGGCCTCGGGGGTCTTCTCCGCGACCTCCTCGATGTCCATGCCGCCCTGCACCGAGGCCATGGCCAGGAAGGTGCGGTTGGTGCGGTCGAGGAGGTACGAGACGTAGTACTCCGCCTCGATCTCCGGGGAGAGCTCGGCGATCATCACCTTGTGGACCGTGTGGCCCTTGATGTCCATGCCGAGGATGTCGGTCGCGCGGGCGACCGCCTCGTCGGGGGTGGCGGCCAGCTTGACGCCACCGGCCTTGCCGCGGCCGCCGACCTTCACCTGCGCCTTGACGACGGACTTGCCGCCCAGCCGCTCGGTCGCCTCGCGGGCTGCCTCAGGCGTGTCGATGACTTCACCGGCCAGCACCGGTACACCGTGCTTGGCGAAGAGGTCCCTCGCCTGGTACTCGAACAGGTCCACGCGCGTCCGTCCCTTTTAGTGGTCTCGCGGTTCGTTTTCTGCGTGGGCGTGCCGCGAGGGCAACGTGACTGCGCGGTCACTGGGGATGCGCACACGGTGACCCGGTACGCGGCATGTCCATCCGGCAGGTTATCCCCGCGCTCGGTCCCACCCTAAATTGCGGATCACACCGGAGCGGTGATAACGGTCACAGATCGTGCTGGTGGCCGGGGTACGGAGGACAAAACGCCATGTCGGCCGGGGTGCGCGGGCATCCGGCCCCTCCCGGGCCGCGCGCCGCGGGTGCGGCGGCCGCTCCCGCGGGGCGGGCCCACGCCCCGTCCCGGTCCGCACCGCCCCGTATCGCCCGCCCCGGCCCGCCCCGGTCCGGCGGTGCGGGCGGTGCCCGGCCGGGTGTCCCGTGTACATGGCAGCCGGGCGGGGCCGGGCGGGATCCGCGCGCGGCGGTCAGGCGGTGTCCGGTATCGGCAGGGGCCGCTTCTCCAGGGCCGCCGCCATCACCTCCGGGAAGAGATCGGGGGTGCAGGCGAACGCGGGGACGCCGAGGGCCGCGAGCGCCGCCGCGTTCTCCCGGTCGTAGGCCGGCGCCCCTTCGTCCGAGAGTGCGAGCAACGTCACGAACCGCACTCCGGACGCCGTCATCGCCGACACCTGTCCCAGCATCTCCTCACGGGCGCCGCCCTCGTAGAGATCGCTGATCAGGACGACGACGGTGTCGGCGGGCCGGGTGATCCTCGACCGGCAGTAGGTGAGGGCGCGGTTGATGTCCGTGCCGCCGCCGAGCCTGGTGGCGAACAGCACGTCCACCGGGTCGTCGAGCTGCTCCGTGAGGTCGGCGACGGCGGTGTCGAACACGACGAGCCGCGTCGACAGGGCTCGCACGGAGGCGAGCACCGCGCCGAAGACCGAAGCGTGGACGAGCGAGGACGCCATCGACCCGGACTGGTCGACGCAGAGGATGACGTCCTTCTTCACCGCCCGGGCGGTACGGCCGTGGCCGATCAGCCGTTCCGGCACGACCGTGCGGTGCGCGGGCAGGTAGTTCTTGAGGTTGGCCCGGATAGTGCGGTGCCAGTCGATGTCCTGGGGACGCGGCCGGACGGTACGGGCCGAACGGTCCAGCGCCCCCGCGAGAGCGCCTCTCGTACGGGTGGCGAGGCGCTGCTCCAGGGCCGTGACGACCTTGCGTACGACCGCCCTCGCCGTCTCCCTCGTCGTCTCGGGCATCGCCTTGTCCAGGGAGAGCAGTGTGCCGACGAGGTGGACGTCGGCCTCCACCGCCTCCAGCAGCTCGGGCTCCAGGAGCAGGGCGGACAGCCCCAGCCGGTCGATCGCGTCACGCTGCATGACCTGGACGACGGAGTCGGGGAAGTACGTGCGGATGTCGCCCAGCCACCGGACGACGGACGGCGCCGAGGCCCCGAGTCCCCCGGCCCGGTCGGCGCCGCTGCGGCTCTGCGGCCTCCCTCCGGCGTCGTACAGCGCGGTCAGCGCGGCGTCCATACCGGCGTCGCCGCCGGTGAGCGTCGGCCCGCCGCCTCCGGCCCCGTCCGGTCCGAGCACCAGGCGCCAGCGGCGCTCCCGCTCGGTCTCATGCGCGGTCGCCGTCATTCCCGCCTCCTTCTCCTTCCCGCAGGGACTTCCCCGCGGTGTTCCCGCCTGCTTCCCCGGTACGGGCCGCCGGACCGGCCGGCCCCGCACCGGCCGGTGTCCTCGCGTCCGTTCGTGTGCCGGCCGGTGTCCTCGCGTCCGCTCGCGTGCCGGGTCCCAGCAGCAGGCGCAGCACCGGGACCACCGCGTCCGCCCGCTCCTCGTCGAGGTCCGGGCCGAAGCCCGGGGCGGTGGCACCGGCCGGGCCGGGAGCGCCGCCGGGGTGCGGCCCGCGCCGCACGAGGCCGCCCAGCGTGCGGCGTACTCCTGGTTCGTACGCCGAGAACGTGCGGCGGAGGAGGGGCAGCACAGCGGTGAATGCCTCGGCGGGCATACCGGTCAGCCAGTCGTCGACGAGGGCCAGGAGCCGCTCGTCGTGGACGAGCAGCATCCCGCCGCCGGCCGCCACCCCCAGGAAGCCTTCCGCCCAGGCCGCCGCGTCGGGTGGCGGAGTGCCCGGTGAGAGGGCGAGGCCCATCAGCCGGGCCACCCGGTCCGGGGTGAGTCCGCCGTCGTCGAGGAGCAGCCGGGCGGCACGGCCCCGGACCAGGCCGGCCACCGCCTCCCGGCCGGCCAGCTCGCGCAGGACCCCGCGCCAGCGCCCCCGCAGCCCGTCCCTCACCCTGCCGCCGGTGGCCGTGCCGCCCTCTCCGGCCTCCTCCGGTCCCGGCGCCCGCGTCCCTCCTCCGGTGAGCAGCGCCACCGCGGTGTGCACCTCG
This DNA window, taken from Streptomyces nitrosporeus, encodes the following:
- the sucC gene encoding ADP-forming succinate--CoA ligase subunit beta, with the translated sequence MDLFEYQARDLFAKHGVPVLAGEVIDTPEAAREATERLGGKSVVKAQVKVGGRGKAGGVKLAATPDEAVARATDILGMDIKGHTVHKVMIAELSPEIEAEYYVSYLLDRTNRTFLAMASVQGGMDIEEVAEKTPEALAKVPVDSNSGVTIEKAREIVAQAKFPAEVAEKVAEVLVTLWDTFVAEDALLVEVNPLVKTKDGRILALDGKVSLDENADFRQPEHEALEDKAAANPLEAAAKAKNLNYVKLDGEVGIIGNGAGLVMSTLDVVAYAGEKHGDVKPANFLDIGGGASAEVMANGLEIILGDPDVKSVFVNVFGGITACDEVANGIVQALELLKSKGEDVTKPLVVRLDGNNAELGRKILSDANHPLVQRVDTMDGAADKAAELAAAAK
- a CDS encoding VWA domain-containing protein — translated: MTATAHETERERRWRLVLGPDGAGGGGPTLTGGDAGMDAALTALYDAGGRPQSRSGADRAGGLGASAPSVVRWLGDIRTYFPDSVVQVMQRDAIDRLGLSALLLEPELLEAVEADVHLVGTLLSLDKAMPETTRETARAVVRKVVTALEQRLATRTRGALAGALDRSARTVRPRPQDIDWHRTIRANLKNYLPAHRTVVPERLIGHGRTARAVKKDVILCVDQSGSMASSLVHASVFGAVLASVRALSTRLVVFDTAVADLTEQLDDPVDVLFATRLGGGTDINRALTYCRSRITRPADTVVVLISDLYEGGAREEMLGQVSAMTASGVRFVTLLALSDEGAPAYDRENAAALAALGVPAFACTPDLFPEVMAAALEKRPLPIPDTA